The following proteins are co-located in the Fimbriiglobus ruber genome:
- a CDS encoding glycosyltransferase — translation MPRIFYLASDLGPTGPAKLVSLLAPALPRDRYECAVGAVKGAGESFAEGLRKADIRVDTFPLRHPADWNGLRTLRTAVAAFRPDVIHALGPVATLLARWLLLPWRGAGAGAKLVVSAVDRSPGGCSGWLTSHAARAADRIVAASVTEAARYAGFGIDPVRVVLIPPAVATPYETDGAAFRRSLDIPPDGRLILAAGRFDAAAGLKTAVWAFDVVKYAAPNLYLVLVGDGPERERLTRFGKALGFDDYRVRFAGTRPDVPALLTQAEIVWVTHTHGGTNVALEAMAAGKPVLAVRTPDLAEVVEDGVTGKLVAATDRVQLAAFTNEWLEHPEAARAFGAAGRARVADRFSVGTLAARHAALYDGVLAT, via the coding sequence ATGCCCCGAATTTTCTACCTCGCCTCCGACCTCGGACCGACCGGCCCGGCCAAACTGGTGTCGCTCCTCGCCCCCGCGCTGCCGCGCGACCGCTATGAGTGTGCGGTGGGGGCCGTGAAAGGGGCCGGCGAGTCGTTCGCGGAAGGGTTGCGAAAGGCCGACATACGGGTCGACACCTTTCCGCTCCGTCACCCAGCCGATTGGAACGGCCTCAGAACACTCCGCACCGCCGTTGCCGCGTTTCGACCCGACGTGATACACGCGCTGGGTCCGGTCGCCACCCTGTTGGCCCGTTGGCTCCTTTTGCCGTGGCGCGGAGCCGGCGCGGGTGCAAAACTGGTCGTTTCCGCGGTCGACCGGTCTCCGGGCGGATGCTCCGGATGGCTGACGTCTCACGCCGCCCGTGCCGCCGACCGCATCGTCGCGGCGTCGGTGACCGAAGCCGCACGGTACGCCGGGTTCGGGATCGATCCGGTCCGCGTGGTCCTGATCCCGCCGGCGGTTGCTACACCCTACGAGACCGACGGGGCCGCGTTCCGTCGCTCACTCGACATCCCGCCGGACGGCCGCCTCATCCTCGCTGCCGGCCGGTTCGACGCGGCCGCCGGTTTGAAGACCGCCGTTTGGGCATTCGACGTGGTGAAATATGCCGCCCCGAATCTTTACCTTGTACTGGTCGGCGACGGCCCGGAGCGGGAACGATTGACCCGGTTCGGCAAGGCTCTCGGGTTCGACGACTACCGGGTGCGGTTCGCGGGCACCCGACCGGATGTGCCGGCACTGTTGACGCAAGCCGAAATTGTCTGGGTGACGCACACCCACGGCGGCACGAACGTGGCCCTGGAAGCGATGGCCGCCGGCAAGCCAGTCCTGGCGGTGAGGACGCCCGATTTGGCCGAAGTCGTCGAGGACGGCGTCACCGGGAAACTCGTCGCCGCGACCGATCGTGTTCAACTGGCGGCGTTCACGAACGAGTGGCTCGAACACCCCGAAGCGGCTCGCGCGTTCGGAGCCGCGGGCCGCGCGCGGGTGGCCGACCGATTCTCGGTCGGCACGCTAGCCGCGCGGCACGCGGCCCTTTACGATGGCGTACTGGCGACCTAA
- the hpt gene encoding hypoxanthine phosphoribosyltransferase: protein MNVLLTADQIRDRVHALAAEVRDAYVGKPFTVVGVLTGSLVFLADLIRQIDLPLQIGLIAASSYRGTATSPGELTIKDDLLPDIRGRHLLLLDDILDTGQTVTRLVEHLRDRGAASVRVCVFLRKTGRQRIPFEPDFCGFTIPDAFVVGYGLDYNDEYRHLPYIGILAE, encoded by the coding sequence ATGAACGTTCTGCTCACCGCCGACCAGATCCGCGATCGGGTCCACGCGCTGGCGGCCGAGGTTCGCGATGCGTACGTCGGCAAGCCGTTCACCGTCGTCGGCGTGTTGACCGGCAGCCTGGTGTTCCTGGCGGACCTGATTCGCCAGATCGATCTCCCCTTACAAATCGGGCTGATCGCGGCTTCGAGCTACCGCGGGACGGCCACTTCTCCGGGCGAGTTGACGATCAAGGACGACCTCCTGCCCGACATCCGCGGCCGGCACCTGCTCTTGCTCGACGACATTCTCGACACCGGCCAGACTGTCACCCGACTCGTCGAACACCTGCGCGACCGCGGGGCGGCGTCCGTCCGCGTTTGCGTCTTCCTGCGCAAGACCGGCCGCCAGCGCATCCCGTTCGAGCCGGACTTTTGCGGCTTCACGATTCCGGATGCGTTCGTGGTCGGGTACGGTCTCGACTATAACGATGAGTACCGCCACCTGCCGTACATCGGCATCCTGGCGGAATAA
- a CDS encoding 3'-5' exonuclease yields the protein MAKRLDQILVIDIESTCWDGNPPPGETSDIIEIGICPLDARTLRRLEKRSIIVRPERSSVSRFCTELTTLTPDVVAGGIEFRDACKLLLKEYLADQRVWASFGDYDRKQFERQCRETGAKYPFGPSHLNVKTLFAIARGLSHEVGMAQAVEILGLPLEGTHHRGHDDAWNIAAVLGGVLKSTRSSTDKDE from the coding sequence ATGGCGAAGCGACTGGACCAGATCTTGGTGATCGACATCGAATCCACGTGCTGGGACGGCAACCCACCGCCGGGCGAGACGAGCGACATAATCGAGATCGGCATTTGTCCGTTGGATGCGCGGACGCTCCGCCGGTTGGAGAAGCGCAGCATCATTGTTCGCCCAGAGCGATCGAGCGTCAGCCGCTTTTGCACGGAGTTGACGACTCTGACGCCGGACGTCGTCGCGGGCGGGATCGAGTTTCGCGATGCGTGCAAGCTTCTCCTGAAGGAATACCTGGCCGACCAGCGCGTCTGGGCAAGTTTCGGCGACTACGACCGCAAACAATTCGAGCGGCAGTGCCGCGAAACCGGCGCGAAATACCCGTTCGGCCCGTCGCACTTGAACGTCAAGACACTATTCGCGATCGCCCGCGGGCTGTCGCACGAGGTCGGGATGGCGCAGGCGGTCGAGATACTCGGGTTACCGCTCGAAGGCACCCACCACCGCGGCCACGACGACGCATGGAACATCGCGGCCGTGCTGGGCGGGGTGCTGAAGTCGACGCGAAGTTCCACCGACAAGGATGAGTAA
- a CDS encoding alpha/beta hydrolase family esterase, translating to MSARFVGVVLVVSGLIVSHARADDPPKLKKMTWKVGDVTREALVYAPTSPEKKRPLIFAFHGHGGRAEYAARKFAFHQHWPEAVCVYPQGLPTAVPVLDPAGKMPGWQKFVGDQKDRDLEFFDAMLKTMTADYMIEEKRVYSAGHSNGGFFTYVLCAAWGDTFAAVAPVAAAVSVRDFKNQKPLPVLHVAGEKDRIVNFAGQERTIEQVRKLNGCDAQGKPAGKLCTEYSSRTGPPVVTYIHPGGHEIPDGAPERIVQFFKEQVRK from the coding sequence ATGTCCGCTCGTTTCGTTGGAGTGGTACTTGTCGTGAGCGGGCTGATCGTCAGTCATGCCCGGGCCGACGATCCGCCCAAGCTGAAAAAGATGACCTGGAAAGTCGGAGACGTTACCCGCGAAGCACTTGTTTACGCCCCGACATCGCCAGAAAAGAAACGACCTCTGATATTCGCGTTTCACGGGCACGGCGGTAGAGCCGAATATGCCGCCCGCAAGTTTGCGTTTCACCAGCATTGGCCGGAAGCGGTCTGCGTCTATCCCCAAGGGTTACCGACTGCGGTTCCCGTCCTCGATCCCGCGGGGAAAATGCCCGGTTGGCAGAAGTTCGTCGGCGATCAGAAGGACCGCGATCTCGAGTTCTTCGACGCCATGCTCAAGACGATGACCGCCGACTACATGATCGAGGAAAAGCGCGTCTATTCGGCCGGACACTCGAACGGCGGCTTCTTCACCTACGTTTTGTGTGCGGCGTGGGGCGACACGTTCGCGGCCGTGGCGCCCGTCGCGGCCGCGGTGTCAGTGAGGGACTTTAAAAACCAGAAGCCGTTACCAGTCTTACACGTCGCCGGCGAGAAGGACCGGATCGTCAACTTTGCAGGCCAGGAACGAACGATCGAACAGGTGCGCAAGCTGAACGGCTGCGACGCCCAGGGAAAGCCGGCCGGGAAGTTGTGTACCGAGTACAGTTCGCGCACAGGGCCGCCCGTGGTGACTTACATTCATCCGGGCGGCCACGAGATCCCGGACGGCGCACCCGAGCGGATCGTGCAGTTTTTCAAGGAACAGGTGCGAAAGTAA
- a CDS encoding thioredoxin family protein, which yields MSRAGFVVVSVLTVAAGLFATGEARAQEVNWRTDLTAARKEAVQTGRPLLLDFGFEGCVWCRKLDATTFRAPTVVAALNERFIPVKVDVEQDGEISRAMGIKSFPTLVVATPDGKVVDQHSGYMDVRQLMALLSRVPAAQAKPDPVAMSASESREMLARFRRDYESQNYLACLTKGDELQARFPNSTEAREARTLAGKITGDPDKWQRVLGQIDENLATIGKELAADGGPVRP from the coding sequence ATGTCGCGTGCCGGGTTCGTCGTCGTTTCTGTTTTGACTGTCGCTGCCGGGTTGTTCGCGACGGGGGAAGCCCGTGCGCAAGAAGTCAATTGGCGGACCGATCTCACCGCCGCACGAAAAGAAGCGGTGCAAACCGGCCGCCCTCTCCTGCTCGATTTCGGGTTCGAGGGCTGCGTCTGGTGCCGCAAACTCGACGCCACCACGTTCCGCGCCCCCACGGTCGTGGCCGCACTCAACGAACGTTTTATCCCGGTTAAAGTCGATGTGGAACAGGACGGTGAGATCAGCCGGGCGATGGGGATCAAAAGCTTCCCGACGCTGGTCGTCGCCACACCCGACGGTAAAGTCGTCGACCAGCATTCCGGCTACATGGACGTTCGGCAACTCATGGCTCTGTTGAGTCGCGTGCCGGCGGCCCAGGCCAAGCCTGACCCGGTCGCCATGTCCGCGTCCGAATCGCGTGAGATGCTGGCCCGATTCCGCCGGGACTACGAGAGCCAAAACTATTTAGCCTGCTTAACCAAGGGCGACGAATTGCAGGCACGGTTTCCGAACAGCACGGAAGCGCGGGAAGCCCGAACGCTTGCCGGGAAAATCACCGGCGACCCCGACAAGTGGCAGCGTGTGCTGGGTCAAATCGACGAAAACCTGGCCACCATCGGCAAGGAACTCGCGGCCGACGGCGGACCCGTGCGACCGTAA
- the gnd gene encoding decarboxylating NADP(+)-dependent phosphogluconate dehydrogenase, whose amino-acid sequence MANATADIGLIGLAVMGENLVLNMESHGYTVAVYNRTTSKVDEFVNGRGKGKKFVGAHSPQELVAALKRPRKVMMLVKAGQAVDDTIAQIAPHLEPGDILIDGGNTHFPDTNRRMAEAKKHGLLYIGTGVSGGEEGALKGPSIMPGGDEAAWPHVKPIFQAIAAKVDGGVPCCDWVGPEGAGHFVKMVHNGIEYGDIQLICEAYHLLSALLGLKAPELHDVFAKWNKGVLDSYLVEITRDILGFVDPETKQPMVDLILDTAGQKGTGKWTVDSATETGIPLTLIGEAVFSRCLSAQKDQRVAASKVLSGPTPSFSGDKAALIADVEQALYASKIISYAQGYDLMNAQAKANKWTLNNGGIALMWRGGCIIRSAFLGKIKEAFDRNPQLPNLLVDPYFAEQVQKAAAGWRRVIAAGAMNGIPLPAMSSALAYFDGYRTARLPANLLQAQRDYFGAHTYERTDKPRGQFFHTNWTGRGGTTSSSTYNV is encoded by the coding sequence ATGGCGAACGCGACCGCCGACATCGGCCTTATCGGGCTGGCCGTGATGGGCGAAAACCTCGTGTTGAACATGGAAAGCCACGGGTACACCGTGGCCGTCTACAACCGGACGACGAGCAAGGTCGACGAGTTCGTGAACGGCCGCGGGAAGGGCAAGAAATTCGTCGGGGCGCACTCCCCGCAGGAACTCGTCGCCGCCCTCAAGCGGCCGCGGAAGGTGATGATGCTCGTCAAGGCCGGGCAGGCCGTCGACGACACGATCGCCCAGATTGCCCCCCACCTCGAACCCGGCGACATCCTCATCGACGGCGGCAACACCCACTTCCCGGACACGAACCGCCGCATGGCCGAGGCCAAGAAGCACGGCCTGCTCTACATCGGCACCGGCGTTTCCGGCGGTGAAGAAGGCGCCCTGAAAGGCCCGTCGATCATGCCGGGCGGGGACGAGGCCGCGTGGCCGCACGTCAAGCCGATCTTCCAGGCCATCGCCGCCAAGGTCGACGGCGGCGTCCCGTGCTGCGACTGGGTCGGGCCGGAAGGGGCCGGGCACTTCGTCAAGATGGTCCACAACGGCATCGAGTACGGCGACATCCAGCTCATCTGCGAGGCTTACCACCTACTGAGCGCCCTGCTCGGCCTCAAAGCACCCGAACTGCACGACGTCTTCGCCAAGTGGAACAAGGGCGTCCTGGACAGCTACCTGGTCGAGATCACCCGCGACATCCTCGGCTTCGTCGACCCCGAGACCAAGCAGCCGATGGTCGACCTGATCCTCGACACGGCCGGCCAGAAGGGGACGGGCAAGTGGACGGTCGACTCGGCCACCGAGACCGGCATCCCGCTGACGCTGATCGGCGAGGCGGTCTTCAGCCGGTGCCTGTCCGCCCAGAAGGACCAGCGTGTCGCCGCCAGCAAAGTCCTGTCCGGGCCGACGCCGTCGTTCTCCGGCGACAAGGCCGCACTGATCGCGGACGTCGAGCAGGCGCTGTACGCGAGCAAAATCATCAGTTACGCCCAGGGCTACGACCTGATGAACGCCCAGGCGAAGGCGAACAAGTGGACGCTGAACAACGGCGGCATCGCCCTCATGTGGCGGGGCGGGTGCATCATCCGGAGCGCCTTCCTCGGCAAGATCAAGGAAGCGTTCGACCGCAACCCGCAACTGCCGAACTTGCTCGTCGACCCGTACTTCGCCGAACAGGTGCAGAAGGCGGCCGCCGGGTGGCGGCGGGTGATCGCGGCCGGGGCCATGAACGGCATCCCGCTGCCGGCGATGTCGTCCGCCCTGGCCTACTTCGACGGCTACCGCACGGCCCGCCTGCCGGCCAACCTGCTCCAGGCCCAGCGGGACTACTTCGGCGCCCACACCTACGAGCGGACCGATAAGCCCCGCGGCCAGTTCTTCCACACCAACTGGACCGGCCGCGGCGGCACCACCTCCAGCAGCACGTACAACGTGTAA
- a CDS encoding S1C family serine protease, translated as MAFTARTLTSAVVVMIAFAGATPAAESARDLAREGKKKLPRLFIEAVSAASESTVRIQCDGKDAVFGTVVSADGLILTKGSELRGDVSCVLRDGSAYDAKRIGYDKESDLALIKIDAEGLVPVKFSNVKAQVGDWVAATGYTSDPVAVGVVSVKARKLYGEQAVIENANKGYLGIGLKDTEDSEGVLVTEVMREAAAARAGMKVKDVILEVAGKTITDRQSLIEQLEKYRPDDSVKVKVHRGESEITLTVKLGSKGEIDRSSFQNSMGSQLSGRRTGFPFVIQHDTVLKPINCGGPLVDLDGNVLGINIARAGRVESWTIPCDVIKPILKTLREGKTTQTSK; from the coding sequence ATGGCATTCACCGCCCGCACGCTGACTTCGGCCGTAGTCGTGATGATCGCGTTCGCCGGGGCGACCCCGGCCGCCGAGTCCGCCCGAGATCTTGCACGGGAAGGAAAGAAAAAACTCCCGCGCCTGTTTATCGAGGCCGTTTCCGCCGCCAGCGAGTCGACCGTTCGCATCCAGTGCGACGGTAAAGACGCCGTGTTCGGAACGGTCGTTTCGGCCGACGGTCTGATTCTGACCAAAGGGAGCGAGTTACGCGGCGACGTCTCGTGCGTCCTCCGGGACGGCAGCGCGTACGACGCCAAACGAATCGGGTATGACAAGGAATCCGATCTGGCCCTGATCAAGATCGACGCGGAAGGTCTGGTCCCGGTCAAGTTTTCTAACGTCAAAGCCCAGGTCGGTGATTGGGTGGCCGCGACCGGGTACACGTCCGACCCCGTCGCGGTCGGCGTCGTGAGCGTCAAAGCCCGCAAGCTGTACGGCGAGCAAGCCGTGATCGAAAACGCGAATAAAGGCTATCTCGGTATCGGCTTGAAAGATACGGAAGACTCCGAGGGGGTTCTCGTCACCGAGGTGATGCGGGAAGCGGCTGCCGCTCGCGCCGGAATGAAGGTCAAGGACGTCATTCTGGAAGTAGCCGGGAAGACTATCACGGACCGGCAAAGCCTCATCGAACAACTCGAAAAATATCGTCCCGATGACTCGGTCAAAGTCAAAGTTCACCGCGGCGAATCGGAAATCACCCTCACCGTCAAACTCGGCTCGAAGGGCGAAATCGATCGATCGTCCTTCCAGAACTCGATGGGTAGTCAGCTGTCCGGTCGCCGGACTGGGTTTCCGTTCGTCATCCAGCACGACACGGTACTTAAGCCGATCAACTGCGGCGGCCCGCTCGTCGATCTCGACGGCAACGTCCTCGGCATTAACATCGCCCGCGCCGGTCGGGTCGAGAGTTGGACCATCCCGTGCGACGTCATCAAGCCGATTTTGAAGACTCTCCGCGAGGGGAAAACCACGCAGACGAGCAAATAA
- a CDS encoding S1C family serine protease — protein MTATRYLRPILAAAFVCIAFPLSTARANAATEWDPARTTSPESRDELKALEAKVKQVTEKVMPATVGLIVGMSAGSGVIVNEDGLILTAAHVIGKPGTSLKVVLPDGTFVNGKSLGVNEKIDSGMVRITDKPPKDAKWPGAAEGRWPFAILGDSKGLKVGQWVIALGHPGGPKRDRPPPLRLGRFEAHNSEETALRTDCTLVGGDSGGPLYDLNGKVIGIHSRIGLFLENNMHVPAEAFKNEWEKLSKGEVVGKSSPNRVTFGWTLEEGEDTITVKSVDEGGPADKAGIKIGDTVLKINKEKVSTRDEIRVILTAFAPRDEIVVDVERGEKKLSLKVTLGSRGGPRPKSKQ, from the coding sequence ATGACCGCCACAAGGTACTTGCGGCCGATTTTAGCCGCGGCTTTCGTTTGCATTGCCTTCCCTCTCTCAACCGCCCGAGCCAATGCTGCCACCGAATGGGATCCCGCCCGCACGACCTCTCCCGAGTCGCGGGACGAATTAAAGGCTCTCGAAGCCAAAGTCAAACAAGTTACAGAAAAAGTCATGCCGGCCACGGTCGGCTTGATCGTCGGCATGTCGGCCGGCAGTGGCGTGATCGTCAACGAGGATGGGCTGATCCTGACGGCCGCGCACGTCATCGGAAAACCGGGGACGTCGCTGAAGGTCGTCCTCCCCGACGGCACGTTCGTCAACGGCAAGTCGCTCGGGGTCAACGAAAAGATTGACAGCGGCATGGTGCGAATTACGGACAAACCGCCGAAAGACGCAAAGTGGCCCGGCGCGGCGGAAGGGCGCTGGCCGTTCGCCATCCTGGGGGACTCCAAGGGGCTAAAAGTTGGCCAGTGGGTCATCGCCTTGGGCCACCCGGGCGGCCCCAAACGCGACCGGCCGCCGCCGCTCCGCCTCGGGCGATTCGAAGCCCACAACTCCGAAGAAACAGCCCTTCGAACCGATTGCACGCTCGTGGGGGGAGACTCGGGTGGACCGCTCTACGACCTGAACGGTAAAGTCATTGGCATCCACAGCCGGATCGGGCTGTTCCTGGAAAATAACATGCACGTGCCGGCCGAGGCGTTCAAGAACGAATGGGAAAAACTGTCGAAAGGGGAAGTCGTCGGCAAGTCGAGCCCGAATCGTGTCACCTTTGGTTGGACTCTGGAAGAAGGAGAGGACACGATCACTGTGAAGAGTGTCGACGAAGGCGGCCCGGCCGACAAAGCCGGGATCAAGATCGGCGATACGGTCCTCAAGATCAATAAGGAAAAAGTGTCGACCCGCGATGAAATCCGCGTCATTTTGACAGCTTTCGCGCCGCGGGACGAGATTGTTGTCGATGTCGAACGCGGCGAAAAGAAACTCTCGCTGAAAGTGACACTCGGCTCCCGAGGCGGCCCGAGGCCGAAATCCAAGCAGTAA
- a CDS encoding sugar phosphate isomerase/epimerase family protein, producing MFVACSTLCFSKYPTEEALRVIREMKFAKADLAIHEPGPHIRPSEVAADSGKIAQKLKAANVAFAAFHLEFGDTGAVETRGQLRAVARLARVLAVPVLTVATAPAGSDLSAEITRLQEWSKIAEGEGVILTIETRADTLTADPAGAVELCRKVAGLGITLDPSNYVCGPHAPANYDSLFPLVRHVRLRDSGKAPEHFQVRVGQGEIEYGRIVTQLDRFRYDRAFTVDIRDVPDNPFPIEPEVRKLKYLLESLV from the coding sequence TTGTTCGTCGCCTGTTCCACGCTTTGCTTCAGCAAATATCCGACCGAAGAAGCCCTGCGGGTGATCCGGGAAATGAAGTTCGCGAAGGCCGACCTCGCGATCCACGAACCCGGGCCGCACATCCGGCCATCGGAAGTGGCCGCGGACTCGGGCAAGATCGCCCAGAAGTTGAAGGCCGCGAACGTAGCCTTCGCCGCCTTCCACCTCGAGTTCGGAGACACCGGCGCGGTCGAAACCCGGGGGCAACTCCGCGCCGTCGCGCGGCTGGCTCGAGTCCTCGCGGTTCCGGTATTGACAGTCGCCACGGCCCCGGCCGGGAGCGACTTGTCGGCCGAAATCACTCGACTGCAGGAGTGGTCGAAGATCGCCGAGGGCGAGGGGGTCATCCTCACGATCGAGACGCGGGCGGACACGCTGACGGCGGACCCCGCCGGGGCCGTCGAACTCTGTCGGAAGGTGGCGGGGCTGGGCATCACCCTCGACCCGAGCAACTACGTCTGCGGCCCGCACGCCCCGGCGAATTACGACTCGCTATTCCCGCTCGTCCGACACGTCCGCCTGCGGGACAGTGGGAAGGCGCCCGAGCACTTCCAGGTCCGCGTCGGGCAGGGTGAAATCGAATACGGGCGGATCGTCACGCAGCTGGATCGCTTCCGCTACGACCGCGCGTTTACCGTCGACATCCGCGACGTGCCCGACAACCCGTTCCCGATCGAACCCGAAGTGCGGAAGCTGAAATACCTGCTCGAATCCCTGGTTTAA